The Juglans regia cultivar Chandler chromosome 2, Walnut 2.0, whole genome shotgun sequence genome includes a window with the following:
- the LOC108991470 gene encoding uncharacterized protein LOC108991470 isoform X2: protein MEDLEDSWRQMKLSKEESETIELNAEESEAVTKKGQLCLIGKICTERTIRRNIIAATMAKIWKLSRPAVFQEVGANLFVIIFNTQEDKQKIEKGKPWMFDSSLFILQKFSGDFQPGH, encoded by the coding sequence ATGGAAGATCTAGAGGACTCTTGGAGGCAAATGAAGCTTTCCAAGGAAGAATCGGAGACTATTGAACTAAATGCTGAGGAATCGGAGGCTGTTACGAAGAAGGGGCAACTATGCTTGATTGGGAAAATTTGTACGGAGAGGACTATCAGGAGGAACATCATCGCGGCAACCATGGCTAAAATTTGGAAGCTGAGCAGACCTGCTGTGTTCCAGGAGGTGGGGGCTAATCTGTTCGTAATTATTTTCAACACACAGGAAGACAAACAGAAGATTGAAAAGGGGAAGCCATGGATGTTCGATAGTAGCTTGTTCATCTTGCAGAAATTCTCGGGAGATTTCCAGCCAG